The segment CATGAACGCGTCGTCCGGCACATCCTCGAAAGGAGAACGTATATCCCAATTTGATGCAGGCCTGAAACCAAAGCGTGGATAGTATTCGGCATGTCCCAGAACTACAACCGACCTGTATCCGAGGTTCTCTGCCACCGTTAATCCTTCCTTTATGAGAGCACTGCCGATCCCCTGCCGCTGGAAGTCAGGGAGAACTGCCATTGGAGCAAGTGAAAGAGTATCGAATTCCTTTCCGTCATCAACGATCTTCACCGGGAAGAACAGGATATGACCTACTATCCTGCCATCAACCTCTGCAACAAGTGAAAGTTCGGAAACAAAATCGGCATGCATCCTTAAATTCACAACAAGACGGCCTTCATTTTCCTGCCCAAATGCGTGATCGTTCACCTCTGTGATCGCGAGATAATCGTTGTCCTCTTCTTTCCTTACAAGCATATCTGATCCCAAAAAAAAGATAGAGTGCCTGAAATAAATATTTTGCCGGACATACCGGGATCAATTGTCAATAAAGGATACATCAGCCCTGTTTCTTGTCAGGTCTGCAATGCGTGAGATGAGATCATCCTCTGTTCCCTTTCTCACTTCCACCGACAGCTCCACGATATCGGAGTACTTCTCATCCAGCACGGCCCCGCATTCTTCCACCAGCTTCTTCACAGGCTGCATGTCGGAATAGCTTAACTTCAGCTCCAGGGCCACCGTTTCATGAACCTCAATTATCCCTGCTTCCTCGATGGCTGCAACCGCTGCCTCACGGTAGGCCCTGGAAAGGCCTCCGAAACCCAGTTTGATGCCACCGAAATAGCGGGTCACGACAACTGCCACATTGGTCAGCTCCTTAAGCTCCAGCACCTTGAACACCGGTTTACCGGAGCTACCTGCAGGCTCGCCGTCATCATCATACTTTGCCACGAGGGAGCTGCCGTTCTTGATAAGGTAGGCAGAGACGTTGTGATTGGCATCGCTGTACCGCCCCTTTAAGGAATTCACGAAGGCCTTTGCGTCCTCTTCGTTCCTTATGGGAATGACATGGCCTATGAAAACAGAGTTCTTGAACTCCTTTTCAGCAACACCATCAGATCTGACCGTTCGATACAAGGGATCACCCGTACAACAAAGTGAATATTAATAAGAGGTAAACATCTATCATTAGACCTGTAGAAGAGATCAGATGCAATACCGTGCAACCTCAAGAGATAGCTGATATTACATAAAATAGAGGGATAAGATGTTATACCGTAAATTTGGAAGAACCGGAGAGGATGTTTCAATACTTGGTTTCGGGTGTATGAGATTTCCTGTGATCGATGGCAAAGAGGACAGGATCGATGAGGAGCAGGCAACCCGGATGATAGAATACGCCATCGAAAAGGGCGTTAACTATTTTGACACCGCTTACCCCTACCACGAAGGAAAAAGCGAACCTTTCGTGGGAAAGGTCCTGAGCAATGGTTACCGTGAAAAGGTATTCCTGGCTACAAAATTGCCCCTCTGGCTTGTGGAAAAGAGAGAAGATATGGACCGCTTCCTTGACGAACAGCTCCGCAGGCTGCAGACAGACTACTTCGATTTTTACCTCATGCACGGCTTCACAAGAGGTCACTGGGAAAAGATGAAGGAACTGGGCATGTTCGACTTTATTGAAAGTGCATTATCTTCAGGTAAAATAAAGTACATCGGGTTCTCCTTCCACGACGACATCACTGTATTCAAAGAGATAGTGGACGGTTATGACTGGGACTTCTGTATGATACAGTACAACTTCATGGATGAGAACTACCAGGCAGGAAAGGAAGGACTTCTGTATGCTGCTGAAAAGGGACTTGGTGTTGCCATCATGGAACCACTACGCGGAGGCAGTCTTGTACAGGTCCCTGATGATGTGCAGCTGATATGGGACAGTGCGGATGTTAAACGCACACCTGTAAACTGGTGCCTGCAATATCTCTGGGACCAGCCGCAGGTCAGCATTGTCCTGAGCGGAATGAGCAATTTCGAACAACTAGAACAGAACATTGCCTATGCAGAAGAAGGAATTGCAGGCGGGCTTTCAGAGAAAGAGCACGAGCTAATAGGGAAGGTACGTGAAGTGTATCTTGAAAAGACCGAGGTCAACTGCACAAGCTGCAAATACTGCCTGCCCTGCCCATCCGGCGTTAACATACCTGCTGCATTCACCTACCTCAACAGTGCTTCCATGTATGGTAACCTTGAGAAGGCACGTCACCACTACGAGATGTTCGTGCCACCTGAGGAGCGGGCATCAAGATGTATTGAATGCGGAGCATGTGAAGAGAAATGTCCGCAACATATTTCCATACAGGAAATGCTGAAACACGCTTCAAAAGTTCTTGAGAACTGAAGAAATAGATACATACTTAAAAAAATTCATATATAATTAAGTAATCATTATTATGAGTATAACATTTCTTCTTTGGAAGGCAACCCCAAATGACAGGTCAAGTAGAGAGTGCCACAATACATAATGTATTGAATGTGGAAGAGAACAGATGCAGCTTCCTCATAGAGAACATAAGCGATATATTCTATATCTTGAACTCAGACGGTGTGATAGATTACATCAGTCCCCAGATAAGCAAATTCGGGCTGGATTCCCAAAAGATGCATCAAACTTATTTTCTCAAATACATCAATTCATCGGACCGTGAGATACTTGCATCCGGATTCCGGAAGATGATAACTGACAGGACTCCTTTTGACACACTTCTCAGGGTCCTTGACCAGAATGGCGAAGAGCACTGGATCGAGAACCATGCTGAGTTCCAGAAAGCTGCTAACGGGAAGAACTCCAGGATCATCGGCATAATGAAGGATGTCACCGAGCAGATCTCAATGGAAAAGGAACTCCAGAAGCTCCGTGACAACTCCAATGAAAAACTGGAGGTTCGGAATGCAGAGCTGATAAGTTCCAATGAAGAGCTCAAAAAAGAGAATGAGGAACTTAAAAAGTCAGGAGAGAGGGTTACCGGGCTCAGCCAGTTCCAGCAAACCGTCATTGAGAACGCTGACATATGGCTTGATGTCCTTAACAAGGATGTTGAGGTCGTCATATGGAACAACGCTGCAGAAAGGATAAGCGGATATTCAAGAGACGAAGTTGTCGGAAGCACCCGAATCTGGGAAAAACTTTACCCTGATGAGGAATATCGCGAAGAGGTATTCTCAACAATAGCCAGAATAATCGAGGAAGGACTGGAAGTCTCCGACCTGGAGACCATCATAACCAGAAAGGACGGCGAAAGCCGCGTAGTCTCATGGAACTATAAGAAACTCCTGAACACAAAAGGAGAGAATATAGGGACCATCGGCATAGGAAATGATATTACCAAAAGGAAAGAAGCGGAAGAGATGCAGATAAAGCATGTCCACTTCCTGCAGGAGCTCATTGATGCGATCCCTGCACCTATATGTTACAAAGACAAGGAAGGTGCATATCTGGGATGCAACATGGCGTTTGAGAACTTTTCAGGTGTCAGAAAGGAGGATATGATCGGAAAGCTGGCATCCGAGCTACATGTAGATGAACTGATAGGGGAGCCGGATCATACAGATATGGAACTCATCGAAACCGGTGGAACAAGGACCTACGAAAAAGAAGTTACCTATGCCAGCGACCAGAAAAAACACAATATCCTGGTAAACAAATCTGTTTTCACTGACATAAAAGGGAATGTCCTGGGAGTTATAAGCGTTCTTCTTGACATCACCGAACGTGTCCGGTCAGAGATGATCCTGAAAGATTATGCTGAACAGCTTGAACATTCCAACGAACTTAAAGACATCTTTACTGATATCATGCGCCATGACCTCCTGAACCATGCAAACGTTGTCAACGGGTTTGCCTACATGCTGCTGGAAATGGAAAAGGATGAGAAGAAGATAAGCAAACTGGAGAACATCGAGACAAGTAACCGTAAGCTTATGGAACTTATCGAGTCTGCAGCCTCTTTTGCAAAATTCGAGACCATCGAAGACATCAAATTCGAGTCCATCGAACTTTCAGGTATGTTAAAAGATGTCTCTAAAAATTTCCATTATCAGGCCAACCAGAAGAAAGTTGTTATCGAATATCCGGAACAGGGGACATACAATGCACTGGCAAATCCCATGATAGAAGAGGTCTTTGCAAACCTTATATCAAATGCCATAAAATATGGCCCGGATAACTCAAAAGTGATCGTGGATATCCTTGATAAAGACCAGGAATGGAAGGTCACGGTCACCGATTTTGGAGAAGGGATCCCGGATGAGGAGAAATCACTGGTCTTTGACCGCTTCAAACGGCTGGAAAAAGGCAGTGTCAAAGGGACGGGACTGGGACTTGCTATTGTCAAGAGGATCGTCGACCTGCATGGAGGATCTCTCAGTGTGGAGGATAATTCCGAAAGCAATGGAACCATCTTCGGGGTAACTTTCAGGAAAGCCTGAGATCATTTTCTAACTTAAGGTTCAAAAAAGCTTCATGGTTGCATAGCTTTGAAAAGTCACATCTTTTAAACTTTATAGTATCTGCATATTTTACATCATATTTCAAAAACTTTAGACATATTGCACCTATTTGCACATTCTTTTTTACAATGAAGCTCCCGGGAACAATTATAGTTATATACGTGACATGAGCATAATAATATCCTGTTTTGTTTTTCTACTGCTCGGGGGGCAAACTATAGAAAAAGATACCAAAGACTACGTTTCCATAAAGGATCTTGTTAACAAAGGTTAGGTTAAATATCGATACCTTATCGAGAACACCAAGGATATAGTTTATATTACAAATGAAGAAGGCATAATTCTTTACATCAGCCCCCAGATAGCAAGATATGGGTTTGATCCTGAGGAGATGGAGAACAGATCATTTTCAGAGTACCTTCATCCGGAAGACCGCGGAAAGATAGTTGCTGCATTCCAGAAAGCAATGAGCAATAAAAATGCCCCTTCCAGCACATTCAGGATGCCTGATAGTGACGGAAACGTTCACTGGATAGAGAACTACCCCCACTTCCAGAGCGATGAAAATGGGAACTCTCGGGGATTGATAGGCGTACTCCGGGATGTAACAAAGCACAAGGCTGTAGAGGACGAACTCAAGAAATACCAGAATCGTCTCGAAGAGCTCGTGGAGCTCAGGACATCTGAGCTTAAAGCATCCAATGAAAAGCTCAAACTTGAGATAACCGAAAGAAAACGGGCTGAAGAAGCATTAAAAGAAAAAGAGAGGCATATAAGCAGCCTTTTCGATGTAGCTCCCATAGGCATCGGGTTTTCCTATGACAGAAAGATAATGGATGCTAATGAAGAAGCTTACCGCATACTTGGATACTCAAAAGATTTTGTGATCGGAAAAGACACCCGCATGTACTACCCATCTGATGAACATTACAGAGAGGTGGGAAAAGTAATTGAAGCCGTCATAAGGGAAAGAAAGACGCATACAATAGAGACACAGCTCGTAAACAAAGATGGAAAGATCATTGATGTTTCCCTGAAACTCGCACTTCTGGACACTGAAGACCCTTCAAGAGGGATCATATACACCCTGCAGGACATTACAGAACTTAAACAATATGAGAAGGCCATCAGGGAAAAGGAAGCAAAGATCAGGAGCGCATTCCTTGCAACACCAGTAGGTATAGGAGTTGTATGGGACAGGGTGTTCAGAGATGTTAATGACAATATGTGCGATCTTGTCGGGTACTCCAGTGAAGAGATAATCGGGACAAATACCCGGTTCCTCTACCCCAATAATGATGAGTACTACAGGATCGGTGCTCTGTTGCAGGGCATGATAAGGATAAAGGAACCACTCAAAACACAGGGCAGATGGATACGCAAGGATGGAAAAGAGATCAACGTTGCTTTTACCTTTGCACTTGTAGACCCCCAGGATCCGCCTGCTGGGATCACGTTCACAGTAGAGGATATCACTGAGAAACTGCTTGCTGAAGAGAAGATATGCAACCTGACCCAGTTCCAGCAAACCGTTATTGAAAACGCGGATATCTGGCTTAACGTCCTTAACGAAAAGGCAGAAGTTGTCATATGGAACAATGCTGCGGAAAAAATAAGCGGGTATTCCAGGGAAGAGATCATTGGTAGTGACAGGATCTGGGAACTTCTATATCCTGAAGAAGAATATCGCAAAGAGATATTTGCAGAAGCAAAGGCCATTCTGGAACAGGGCAAGCGGGTAGCAGGGCTCGAGACCACTATCATAAGAAAGGATGGCGAAGAACGCATTATATCATGGAACTCCAGAAACCTTGTCAATGAAAAAAGGGAAGTCATCGGATCCATTGCCATTGGAAACGACATCACTCAAAGGAAGGAGGCTGAAAAGGTACAGAAAACCTACTTCCACTTCCTTCAGGAACTCATCGATGCGGTCCCGGTCCCCGTATTCTACAAGAATAAGGATGGAACATACCTTGGATGCAACAAGGCATTTGAGAATTTTATCGGAATTAAGAAAGAAGACCTTGTTGGTAAAA is part of the Methanococcoides methylutens MM1 genome and harbors:
- a CDS encoding GNAT family N-acetyltransferase — protein: MGSDMLVRKEEDNDYLAITEVNDHAFGQENEGRLVVNLRMHADFVSELSLVAEVDGRIVGHILFFPVKIVDDGKEFDTLSLAPMAVLPDFQRQGIGSALIKEGLTVAENLGYRSVVVLGHAEYYPRFGFRPASNWDIRSPFEDVPDDAFMAMELVDGSLDDVRGVVEYPEEFHEV
- a CDS encoding YigZ family protein — protein: MYRTVRSDGVAEKEFKNSVFIGHVIPIRNEEDAKAFVNSLKGRYSDANHNVSAYLIKNGSSLVAKYDDDGEPAGSSGKPVFKVLELKELTNVAVVVTRYFGGIKLGFGGLSRAYREAAVAAIEEAGIIEVHETVALELKLSYSDMQPVKKLVEECGAVLDEKYSDIVELSVEVRKGTEDDLISRIADLTRNRADVSFIDN
- a CDS encoding aldo/keto reductase; this translates as MLYRKFGRTGEDVSILGFGCMRFPVIDGKEDRIDEEQATRMIEYAIEKGVNYFDTAYPYHEGKSEPFVGKVLSNGYREKVFLATKLPLWLVEKREDMDRFLDEQLRRLQTDYFDFYLMHGFTRGHWEKMKELGMFDFIESALSSGKIKYIGFSFHDDITVFKEIVDGYDWDFCMIQYNFMDENYQAGKEGLLYAAEKGLGVAIMEPLRGGSLVQVPDDVQLIWDSADVKRTPVNWCLQYLWDQPQVSIVLSGMSNFEQLEQNIAYAEEGIAGGLSEKEHELIGKVREVYLEKTEVNCTSCKYCLPCPSGVNIPAAFTYLNSASMYGNLEKARHHYEMFVPPEERASRCIECGACEEKCPQHISIQEMLKHASKVLEN
- a CDS encoding PAS domain S-box protein, which produces MTGQVESATIHNVLNVEENRCSFLIENISDIFYILNSDGVIDYISPQISKFGLDSQKMHQTYFLKYINSSDREILASGFRKMITDRTPFDTLLRVLDQNGEEHWIENHAEFQKAANGKNSRIIGIMKDVTEQISMEKELQKLRDNSNEKLEVRNAELISSNEELKKENEELKKSGERVTGLSQFQQTVIENADIWLDVLNKDVEVVIWNNAAERISGYSRDEVVGSTRIWEKLYPDEEYREEVFSTIARIIEEGLEVSDLETIITRKDGESRVVSWNYKKLLNTKGENIGTIGIGNDITKRKEAEEMQIKHVHFLQELIDAIPAPICYKDKEGAYLGCNMAFENFSGVRKEDMIGKLASELHVDELIGEPDHTDMELIETGGTRTYEKEVTYASDQKKHNILVNKSVFTDIKGNVLGVISVLLDITERVRSEMILKDYAEQLEHSNELKDIFTDIMRHDLLNHANVVNGFAYMLLEMEKDEKKISKLENIETSNRKLMELIESAASFAKFETIEDIKFESIELSGMLKDVSKNFHYQANQKKVVIEYPEQGTYNALANPMIEEVFANLISNAIKYGPDNSKVIVDILDKDQEWKVTVTDFGEGIPDEEKSLVFDRFKRLEKGSVKGTGLGLAIVKRIVDLHGGSLSVEDNSESNGTIFGVTFRKA